TTTTCGCCACTTTTACTCGTTTTGTTTTGCCGTCGTAATCCGCATCTACATGTTTTGTGATATGTGATGTGTATCGCTCATCGCCTCTTGTAGAATTGTTTGCACTGGTGCAGAGAATCGGCTCGAGCCCGCCGGTTAACGATGATGTAGTTAAGGGGCGGTGGTGTGGGTGGCGGTGTTAGTAACGAGTACGGGGCCGCTCGCCTTTATAGGGGCTTTTGTGAGCCGCGGCTACGGGGTAGTTCATTGGCGAGGGGTCCACGCTACAAGGTGCCGAGGCGCAGGAGGCGCGAAGGTAAGACTAACTATTACAAGAGGTATGTGATGATACTCTCTGGTCACCCGAGGTTTGTGGTGCGCAAGACTAACAAGTACATCTGGGTAATGGTTGTCAAGGCTAAGCCCGAGGGCGACATCACTGTTGCTGCAGCCCATAGCCGTGAGCTTGTCAAGAAGTATGGTTGGAAGGGTGGCACTAAGAACGTGCCAGCTGCCTATCTCACTGGTCTCCTAGCTGCACTACGTGCATTGAAGGCTGGGATTCGCTATGCTGCACCCGATATTGGTCTGCACAGGCCCACGCGTGGTGCGAAGGTGTTTGCAGCGATAAAGGCGGCTAACGATGTTGGCCTGGAAGTGCCGATGAGCCCGGAGGTGGCTCCTAGCGAGGAAAGGATACGAGGTGAGCACATAGCGAAGTATGCTGAGATGCTCGAGACGAGTAATCCTGAGCTCTTCGAGAGGAGGTTTAGCATGTACCTAAAGGCTGGTCTAAACCCGAAGGACCTACCTAAACACTTTGAGGAGGTTAAGACGCGCATCCTAGAGGATTATAAGGATGTGTTGGCGGCGGTGAAGGCCGGGGGTGGTGTAGAAGGTGGCGGCGAGTCAAATTGACCTTGAGGCTGAGTGGAAGCCTAGGACGTACGTAGGGAGGATGGTAAAGGAGGGTAAGATCAAAAGCATCTACGAGATATTCGAGAAGAACCTGCCGATACTAGAGCCGGAGATAGTAGACTGGCTAGTGCCGGACCTCAAGCACGAGACTGTAGACGTTGGTATAGTCCAGAAGATGACTGACGCTGGCCGTGTCTCTAGGTTCCGTGTCGTAGTTGTCGTCGGGAACGAGGATGGACTTGTTGGCGTGGGCCAGGGTAAGGCGAAGCAGCTGCGCGTCGCAATTGAGAAGGCACTTAGAAACGCCAAGCTCAACATCATCCCGGTTAGGCGTGGATGCGGTAGCTGGGAGTGCATGTGCGGCGAGCCGCACAGTGTACCCTTCACTGTCCGTGGCAAGAGCGGCAGCGTCGTGGTTGTCCTAAAGCCCGCGCCAAAGGGTACAGGGCTTGTCGCTGGCGAGGCCGCAAAGGTGGTGTTGAGGATGGCGGGCATCCGTGACGTGTGGACGTTCAC
The Pyrolobus fumarii 1A DNA segment above includes these coding regions:
- a CDS encoding 50S ribosomal protein L18, which produces MARGPRYKVPRRRRREGKTNYYKRYVMILSGHPRFVVRKTNKYIWVMVVKAKPEGDITVAAAHSRELVKKYGWKGGTKNVPAAYLTGLLAALRALKAGIRYAAPDIGLHRPTRGAKVFAAIKAANDVGLEVPMSPEVAPSEERIRGEHIAKYAEMLETSNPELFERRFSMYLKAGLNPKDLPKHFEEVKTRILEDYKDVLAAVKAGGGVEGGGESN
- a CDS encoding 30S ribosomal protein S5, translating into MAASQIDLEAEWKPRTYVGRMVKEGKIKSIYEIFEKNLPILEPEIVDWLVPDLKHETVDVGIVQKMTDAGRVSRFRVVVVVGNEDGLVGVGQGKAKQLRVAIEKALRNAKLNIIPVRRGCGSWECMCGEPHSVPFTVRGKSGSVVVVLKPAPKGTGLVAGEAAKVVLRMAGIRDVWTFTKGETRTTINFVKATYNALKQTYQFVTPADWVNVQ